From Onychostoma macrolepis isolate SWU-2019 chromosome 05, ASM1243209v1, whole genome shotgun sequence, one genomic window encodes:
- the slc12a9 gene encoding solute carrier family 12 member 9 gives MANEHSPLLVHGVYSMMGDAEDSRAGSAVTGEGSPKSNPRKLNTFFGVMVPTILSMFSIVLFLRTGFVVGHAGLLHGLLMLLVAYFIISLTILSICAISTNGAVEGGGAYFMISRSLGPEFGGSIGLMFYLAKVCACGVYVLGLVEAILDVFGKDPGSAVSHGLRVLPQGYWYTVLYSSLVLLLCLVVCLVGAHIYAKASFIILLVVTVSLISIIISPLILGPQQFNITHTYGNNHTVTVNPSYTGFNGTTLQNNLGPHYSLDYSTNTMMSFSTVFAVMFTSCTGIMAGANMSGELKNPSESIPKGTIMAVSYTFTVYVLLFLLLSSTCDRLLLINDYAVFQRVNVWPPFVTIGVYCASLSAAMCSMIGASRILHALALDQLFGLPLAPAAVTSSSGNPWVSVLYTWGLVQCTLFAGQLNVIAGIVTVFYLLAYAAVDLACLALEWASAPNFRPTFQIFSWHTCLLGIISCVVMMFVINPVYSSASIVLLLLLLLFLHYRSPTSSWGYISQALIFHQVRKYLLMLDSRKDHVKFWRPQVLLMVANPRSSCQLICFVNQLKKGGLFVLGHVQIGDLDMLPADPVQPQYNFWLSLVDKLGVKAFVDLTLSPSVRQGTQHLLRITGLGGMKPNTLVLGFYDNCYPEDYFLQDPVFCEGDRGEGDNFGVDLPSLQAYFPPVRHAESPRALQPEEYVSIIQDAIKMGKNVCLGRYFFQLPPEAKGIRGNDNVDTIDVWPTNLLSPGSASYADVSSLFLLQMACVLNMANRWRRARLRIFVCVESESGDQGWLAKEEQFRELLGKLRIRAAIKIVAWDNVARMCRGPNSEGQKVTEDFLCAVNALLREYSSTAAVRFLYLPHPPSSSQLSQQYLTQLDTLTRDLGPTLLIHGVTPVTCTEL, from the exons ATGGCAAACGAGCACTCTCCTCTTCTTGTTCACGGGGTGTACAGCATGATGGGTGATGCTGAAGATTCCAGGGCTGGATCAGCAGTGACAGGAGAGGGATCCCCCAAATCAAACCCCCGCAAACTCAACACCTTCTTTGGCGTCATGGTGCCCACCATCCTCTCCATGTTCAGTATTGTGCTCTTTCTTCGCACGG GTTTTGTGGTGGGGCATGCTGGTCTTCTACATGGTCTCCTAATGCTGTTGGTGGCCTACTTCATCATCTCCTTGACAATCCTGTCTATATGTGCTATTTCAACTAATGGTGCAGTGGAAGGGGGCGGGGCCTACT TTATGATTAGTCGTTCTCTGGGACCAGAGTTTGGAGGCAGTATCGGCCTGATGTTTTACTTGGCAAAGGTATGTGCGTGTGGCGTTTATGTACTCGGCCTGGTGGAAGCCATTCTGGACGTCTTTGGGAAGGATCCAG GCTCTGCTGTGTCACATGGGCTGCGTGTGTTGCCCCAGGGTTATTGGTACACCGTGTTGTACTCCTCTCTAGTGCTGTTGCTATGTCTGGTGGTGTGTCTGGTTGGTGCTCATATCTACGCCAAAGCCTCTTTTATCATTCTGCTGGTGGTGACGGTGTCACTGATCTCTATCATCATTAGCCCCCTGATACTCGGTCCACAACAGTTcaacatcacacacacatatggcaACAACCACACCGTCACTGTCAACCCCAGCTACACAGGCTTCAACGGCACTACGTTACAAAACAACCTCGGAC CGCACTACTCTCTGGACTACAGTACCAACACAATGATGTCTTTTTCCACTGTATTTGCTGTGATGTTCACCAGCTGCACAGGCATCATGGCAGGAGCCAACATGTCGG GTGAGCTGAAGAACCCCAGTGAGTCAATACCTAAAGGGACCATCATGGCGGTGTCATACACCTTCACTGTCTATGTGCTTCTCTTTCTGCTCCTTAGTTCCACCTGCGACAG GTTGTTGTTAATCAATGATTACGCAGTGTTTCAGCGTGTGAATGTGTGGCCTCCGTTCGTGACAATTGGGGTGTACTGCGCATCTCTCTCAGCTGCTATGTGCTCCATGATAGGAGCTTCTCGAATCCTTCACGCGCTTGCTCTGGACCAGCTTTTCG GTCTGCCTCTGGCTCCGGCTGCAGTCACCTCTAGCTCTGGGAACCCATGGGTGTCTGTGCTCTACACCTGGGGTCTGGTGCAG tgtACACTGTTTGCAGGACAGCTGAATGTGATTGCTGGTATTGTGACAGTGTTTTACCTGTTAGCGTATGCGGCAGTTGATTTGGCCTGTCTGGCTCTGGAATGGGCCTCTGCTCCAAACTTCAG GCCAACATTTCAGATTTTCTCTTGGCACACATGTTTGTTGGGTATCATAAGCTGTGTGGTAATGATGTTCGTAATAAACCCAGTGTATTCCTCAGCCAGTAttgtactgctgctgctgctcctcCTATTCCTGCACTACCGCTCTCCCACCAGCAGCTGGGGCTACATCAGCCAAGCGCTTATCTTCCATCAG GTGAGAAAGTACCTTCTGATGTTAGACTCCCGTAAGGATCACGTAAAGTTCTGGCGGCCTCAGGTCTTGCTTATGGTGGCGAACCCACGCTCCTCCTGTCAGCTCATCTGCTTTGTCAACCAGCTGAAGAAAGGAGGGCTGTTTGTTCTTGGGCATGTGCAGATTGGAGATTTGG ATATGTTGCCAGCAGACCCGGTGCAGCCACAGTATAATTTCTGGTTGAGTCTAGTGGATAAGTTGGGTGTGAAGGCCTTTGTGGATCTGACTCTCTCTCCGTCTGTCAGGCAGGGCACTCAACATCTGCTCCGCATTACTGGACTAG GAGGCATGAAGCCTAATACTCTGGTCTTGGGCTTCTATGACAACTGCTATCCAGAGGACTACTTTCTGCAGGACCCAGTCTTTTGTGAGGGTGATAGGGGTGAGGGGGATAATTTCGGGGTGGACCTCCCATCCTTACAGGCTTATTTTCCACCGGTGCGCCATGCCGAGAGTCCTCGCGCTCTGCAGCCTGAGGAGTATGTGAGCATCATCCAAGATGCCATAAAAATGGGCAAGAATGTTTGTTTAGGCCGCTACTTTTTCCAGCTGCCGCCTGAGGCCAAAGGCATAAGGGGAAATGACAACGTGGACACCATTGACGTGTGGCCAACAAACCTTCTGTCCCCAGGCAGCGCCAGTTACGCAGACGTGTCCAGTCTTTTCCTGCTTCAGATGGCGTGCGTCTTAAACATGGCCAACAGGTGGCGCCGTGCGAGGTTACGAATATTTGTCTGTGTGGAGTCAGAATCGGGAGACCAGGGCTGGCTGGCCAAAGAGGAGCAATTTAGAGAGTTGCTGGGAAAACTGAGGATTCGTGCCGCTATTAAGATTGTGGCATGGGATAATGTGGCACGCATGTGTAGAGGGCCAAACTCTGAGGGTCAAAAAGTGACAGAGGACTTCCTGTGTGCCGTGAATGCTCTGCTGAGGGAATACAGCTCTACGGCAGCGGTCCGCTTCCTGTATTTGCCCCACCCTCCCTCCAGTTCCCAGCTGTCACAGCAGTACCTGACACAGCTGGACACACTGACGCGAGACCTGGGTCCAACTCTCTTGATTCACGGGGTCACACCGGTAACATGCACGGAACTCTGA